The following coding sequences are from one Vicia villosa cultivar HV-30 ecotype Madison, WI unplaced genomic scaffold, Vvil1.0 ctg.002525F_1_1, whole genome shotgun sequence window:
- the LOC131639065 gene encoding cytochrome P450 72A68-like, with product MEATYAISAFIVLLITLVWAWSILNWIWLKPKNLEKLLREQGLKGNPYRLLVGDVKDLLKIQKEAASKPMNLSDDIVSYVFPFGQQSVAKHGKNSFIWLGPIPRVILTDPELVKEVFNKIYDFQKPNSNQLVRILATGLIVHEGEKWSKHRKIINPAFHLEKLKLMLPAFFQSCNDLINKWEEMLSSDGSCEVDAWPSVQKLASDAIARTAFGSSYEEGMRIFELQKEQAELTMKVLMTGYIPGWRFLPTATNKRLKEIDRDVIVSLSDMINKREREIKAGEATKNDLLGILLESNHKEIKENNNKNVGMNLEDVIKECKLFYLAGEETTSVLLVWTIILLSRHLNWQARARDEVLQVFGNKKPDFDGLSRLKIMNMILYEVLRLYPPIIALSREVQKDVRVGNLTLPAGVQFFLPALLVHHDTNLWGDDAKVFNPERFSEGVLKATNGRTSFFPFGGGPRLCIGQNFTMLEAKMAIAMILQHFSFELSPTYAHAPTTVITLRPKHGAQIILRKLEI from the exons ATGGAAGCAACATATGCAATATCTGCATTCATAGTTCTTTTGATAACACTGGTTTGGGCATGGAGCATATTGAATTGGATATGGCTGAAACCAAAGAATCTAGAAAAGTTGCTAAGGGAACAAGGCCTTAAAGGGAATCCATATAGGTTACTAGTTGGAGATGTAAAAGATCTTCTAAAGATACAAAAAGAAGCAGCATCTAAACCCATGAATCTCTCTGATGATATAGTGTCTTATGTGTTTCCCTTTGGCCAACAAAGTGTTGCAAAACATG GAAAGAATTCCTTTATATGGTTGGGACCAATACCAAGGGTGATCCTCACAGATCCTGAACTTGTTAAAGAAGTTTTCAATAAAATCTATGATTTTCAAAAGCCAAATTCAAATCAACTTGTGAGAATACTGGCTACTGGTCTTATAGTCCATGAGGGAGAAAAGTGGAGCAAGCATAGAAAGATAATCAATCCTGCATTCCATTTAGAAAAATTGAAG CTGATGTTACCGGCATTCTTTCAAAgttgtaatgatttgattaacAAATGGGAGGAAATGTTATCATCAGATGGATCATGTGAAGTTGATGCATGGCCTTCTGTTCAAAAATTGGCAAGTGATGCTATTGCTAGAACAGCTTTTGGAAGTAGTTATGAAGAAGGAATGAGAATATTTGAACTTCAAAAGGAACAAGCTGAACTTACAATGAAAGTTTTGATGACAGGTTACATTCCTGGTTGGAG GTTTCTACCAACTGCTACAAACAAAAGGTTGAAGGAAATTGACAGAGATGTAATAGTTTCCTTATCTGATATGATtaacaagagagagagagaaataaaggCGGGTGAAGCCACAAAGAATGACTTGTTAGGCATTCTTCTCGAGTCAAATCACAAGGaaattaaagaaaacaacaataagaaTGTTGGAATGAACCTTGAAGATGTAATCAAGGAATGCAAGTTGTTCTATCTTGCTGGAGAAGAAACCACTTCAGTTTTGCTTGTTTGGACAATCATACTATTGAGTAGACACCTTAATTGGCAAGCACGTGCAAGAGACGAAGTTCTACAAGTTTTTGGCAACAAAAAACCAGATTTTGATGGACTAAGTCGTCTTAAGATT ATGAACATGATTTTATATGAGGTTCTCAGGTTATACCCACCAATAATTGCGCTTTCTCGAGAAGTTCAAAAAGATGTAAGAGTAGGAAACCTAACATTACCTGCTGGGGTGCAGTTCTTCTTGCCTGCACTTTTGGTTCACCATGACACAAACCTATGGGGAGATGATGCTAAGGTGTTCAATCCTGAAAGATTTTCTGAAGGTGTTTTAAAAGCAACCAATGGAAGAACGTCGTTTTTCCCATTTGGAGGGGGTCCAAGACTTTGCATTGGACAAAATTTTACCATGTTGGAAGCAAAGATGGCAATAGCAATGATTTTGCAACATTTCTCATTTGAACTTTCTCCAACCTATGCTCATGCTCCAACTACCGTGATTACCCTTCGGCCAAAACATGGTGCTCAAATCATTCTACGTAAAttggaaatataa